In the Colletotrichum higginsianum IMI 349063 chromosome 7 map unlocalized unitig_7, whole genome shotgun sequence genome, one interval contains:
- a CDS encoding Taurine catabolism dioxygenase TauD, with protein MPSAIETPVRQPSPEVMLISKVAPHMMDDEALSTAAAILDIICRYRIRRPHETCPAELEGRLGFLSQIYRKVKARAQIRMCLPAFPFKSPNTRDKVLSRLPDKAEEFSLANLNGLCSAIKDLYEPGAKLTIISDGLVYNDLLGVPDKEVWAYGETLRGLAAEKNLTNIEFSRLQDLVHLPNLPSRLEEITYVANATNFRRALLNTFGRADYDPSKEISQNQDTCLTYRGYIKFLETDLRHVYPVGEDRSKTKFKTGIEYISKQMLQRGDAFARAVRENFRDHIRLSIHPSTGENKIPISPLPTTSYYTTPWHCSIAFDLNGAVTTGPRSDFENDPKYELVHEDGRPSYFREASDLLRWKSDVTFEPMYPCGLLIRPAAGPKKLSIHDVEADKVRALAEVNSPVVLRGFSKTKDRDLFVKKAEEFGRPLPWKFGLVLEVKDQGADTRGLNNVLSSEWMPFHFDGLFKTHKVPQPDGTEKLLPNPPRFQLFTSITPSPSDTGFTLFTPSRLLFQNLPAHLPLSRLRELTWNVQTSSFDSTKMTGLPLVVPHPTTGEPCLRYHEPWPETKTAFDATYVSIDDVGEAESADVCDTIDSLLHDRRNTLYFAWEQGDLLVSDNILAMHTRSDFTAGSPREMWRIHFD; from the exons ATGCCGTCCGCCATAGAGACCCCGGTTCGCCAACCATCACCAGAGGTGATGCTCATCTCCAAGGTGGCTCCCCACAtgatggacgacgaggccctgtccacggccgccgccatcctcgacaTCATCTGCCGCTACCGCATCCGGCGGCCGCACGAGACCTGcccggccgagctcgagggccgCCTCGGCTTCCTCTCCCAGATCTACCGGAAAGTCAAGGCCCGCGCCCAGATCCGCATGTGCCTCCCCGCCTTCCCCTTCAAGTCCCCCAACACAAGGGACAAGGTCCTCAGCCGTCTGCccgacaaggccgaggagtTCTCGCTCGCCAACCTCAACGGCCTCTGCTCCGCCATCAAGGACTTGTACGAGCCCGGCGCGAAGCTCACCATCATCTCGGATGGACTGGTGTACAATG acctcctcggcgtccccGACAAGGAGGTCTGGGCATACGGAGAGACGTTGCGTGGCCTCGCTGCCGAGAAGAACCTGACCAACATTGAGTTCTCGCGCCTCCAGGACCTCGTCCACCTGCCCAACCTCCCCAGCAGGCTCGAGGAGATCACATacgtcgccaacgccaccaACTTCCGCCGTGCCCTCCTCAACACCTTTGGACGCGCCGACTACGACCCCTCCAAGGAGATCTCCCAGAACCAGGACACCTGCCTGACATATCGCGGGTACATAAAGTTCCTCGAGACCGACCTCCGTCACGTCTACCCCGTCGGAGAGGACCGGTCCAAGACCAAGTTTAAGACGGGCATCGAGTACATCTCGAAGCAGATGCTCCAGCGTGGTGAT GCCttcgcccgcgccgtccgCGAGAACTTCCGCGACCACATCCGCCTCTCCATCCACCCTTCCACCGGCGAGAACAAGATCCCCATCAGCCCGCTGCCCACCACGAGCTACTACACCACCCCCTGGCACTGCTCCATCGCCTTCGACctcaacggcgccgtcaccACCGGGCCCCGCTCCGACTTCGAGAACGACCCCAAGTACGAGCTCGTCCACGAGGACGGCCGGCCCAGCTACTTCCGCGAGGCGAGCGACCTGCTGCGCTGGAAGTCCGACGTCACCTTCGAGCCCATGTACCCCTGCGGCCTGCTCATCcgcccggccgccgggcCCAAGAAGCTCTCCAtccacgacgtcgaggccgacaaggtccgcgccctggccgaggtcaactcccccgtcgtcctcaGGGGCTTCTCCAAGACCAAGGACCGCGACCTGTtcgtcaagaaggccgaggagtTCGGCAGGCCCTTGCCCTGGAAgttcggcctcgtcctcgaggtcaaGGACCAGGGCGCCGACACCCGCGGCCTGAACAACGTCCTGTCGTCCGAGTGGATGCCCTTCCACTTCGACGGCCTCTTCAAGACGCACAAGGTGCCCCAGCCAGACGGCACCGAGAAGCTTCTCCCCAACCCGCCCAG ATTCCAGCTCTTCACCTCCATCACCCCCTCGCCGAGCGACACCGGCTTCACCCTCTTCACCCCCTCGCGGCTCCTCTTCCAGAACCTGCCCGCCCACCTCCCCCTATCGAGGCTCCGCGAGCTCACCTGGAACGTCCAGACCAGCTCCTTCGACTCGACCAAGATGACCGGCCTGCCCCTCGTGGTCCCCCACCCGACGACCGGCGAGCCCTGCCTGCGCTACCACGAGCCCTGGCCCGAGACCAAGACGGCCTTCGACGCGACCTACGTGtccatcgacgacgtcggcgaggccgagagcgCCGACGTCTGCGACACCATCGACTCCCTGCTCCACGACCGCAGGAACACGCTCTACTTCGCCTGGGAGCAgggcgacctcctcgtcagCGACAACATCCTAGCCATGCACACGCGCAGCGACTTCACCGCCGGGTCCCCGAGGGAGATGTGGCGCATTCACTTTGACTAG